A DNA window from Arachis duranensis cultivar V14167 chromosome 3, aradu.V14167.gnm2.J7QH, whole genome shotgun sequence contains the following coding sequences:
- the LOC107480548 gene encoding branched-chain-amino-acid aminotransferase 6-like, whose amino-acid sequence MATLATNGDESEERHATMDWEQLSYAVIPTDYMYVMKSNPDGTFSDGALVPFGTIEINPHSSVLNYGQGLFEGMKAYRTPTGEVQIFRPEENAIRMQMGAERLLMASPTVDQYVDAVKQVVRANMRWVPPHGKGTLYIRPLLFGSGSVMGIAPAPQTTFLIFTNPIANAYKGTSTSLSLLVHHSLPRAFPGGTGGIKNISNYSPVFQVVKEAKAKGFSDVLFLDAVEHKYVEEVSSCNVFIVKGDKISTSPTAGTILPGVTRKSILQLALELGYQAEEIRISVDEFLEADEVFCTGTAVGISDVCSATYMDKKVEFKTGENTVTRKLFETIRGIQNGLTEDNRGWVVKID is encoded by the exons ATGGCAACATTAGCCACAAATGGTGATGAGAGCGAAGAGAGGCATGCTACGATGGATTGGGAGCAGCTATCCTATGCCGTAATCCCAACGGATTACATGTACGTGATGAAATCCAATCCAGACGGCACCTTTTCCGATGGAGCTCTCGTACCATTTGGAACCATCGAAATCAATCCCCATTCCTCTGTTTTGAATTACGGACAGGGATTGTTCGAGGGGATGAAGGCATACAGAACACCAACCGGTGAGGTGCAGATATTCAGGCCGGAGGAGAATGCCATTCGCATGCAGATGGGAGCTGAGAGGCTTCTGATGGCCTCACCAACTGTTGACCAGTATGTTGATGCTGTCAAACAAGTTGTCCGTGCCAACATGCGCTGG GTGCCTCCTCATGGAAAAGGAACACTCTACATTAGGCCATTGCTATTCGGAAGTGGATCTGTCATGGGTATTGCACCTGCACCACAAACCACTTTCTTAATATTCACCAATCCAATTGCCAATGCCTACAAGGGAACCTCTACTTCCTTAAGCTTGTTGGTTCATCATTCACTTCCTCGCGCCTTCCCCGGTGGAACTGgcggaataaaaaatataagcaATTATTCACCG gTATTCCAAGTGGTAAAGGAAGCAAAGGCCAAAGGATTCTCTGATGTGCTGTTTCTAGACGCAGTAGAACACAAGTATGTTGAGGAGGTTTCTTCATGTAATGTTTTCATAGTTAAGGGTGACAAGATTTCAACTTCACCCACCGCTGGAACAATTCTCCCCGGAGTCACAAGGAAATCTATCCTTCAACTTGCTCTTGAATTGGGCTACCAG GCCGAAGAAATCAGAATTTCAGTGGATGAATTTCTTGAAGCTGATGAGGTCTTTTGCACTGGAACTGCTGTTGGCATCTCTGACGTGTGCAGTGCAACCTACATGGataaaaa AGTTGAATTCAAGACAGGAGAGAACACAGTGACGAGGAAGTTGTTTGAAACGATTAGAGGGATCCAAAATGGTCTAACAGAAGATAATAGGGGATGGGTAGTCAAGATTGATTGA